The following proteins are co-located in the Stigmatella aurantiaca genome:
- a CDS encoding aspartyl/asparaginyl beta-hydroxylase domain-containing protein, translated as MKDPRSASLMAMKDWAHRSGISPSQLSRIEDALTATEVQGAPYQKPVILCRGLEARPWHDSSQFGWVRGIEQRFAEIKAELLSQYERIETHPEASSLALRGQWNSFYFFHMGQRFDQNHAACPDTVRALSEVPGIETAGMAYFSVMAPGTQVKPHCGFTNTRIRCHLGLVVPPDCAMRVGGETRGWEEGKCSIFDDSFEHEVRNDSDRYRAVLLFDTWHPGLSEIERQALTFLMSAWRAFLA; from the coding sequence ATGAAAGACCCTCGAAGCGCGAGCCTCATGGCCATGAAGGACTGGGCCCACCGCAGTGGAATCAGTCCTTCTCAGCTCAGCCGGATCGAGGATGCGCTTACCGCCACGGAGGTGCAGGGCGCGCCCTACCAGAAGCCTGTCATTCTTTGCCGGGGGCTCGAGGCCAGGCCGTGGCATGACTCCAGCCAGTTCGGCTGGGTGCGCGGAATCGAGCAACGCTTCGCGGAGATCAAGGCCGAGCTGCTGAGCCAGTACGAGCGAATCGAGACCCACCCCGAGGCCAGCTCGCTCGCGCTCCGGGGCCAGTGGAACAGTTTCTACTTCTTCCACATGGGCCAGCGCTTCGACCAGAACCATGCCGCGTGCCCGGACACCGTCCGTGCGCTCTCGGAGGTGCCTGGGATCGAGACGGCGGGCATGGCGTACTTCTCGGTGATGGCGCCGGGCACCCAGGTGAAGCCGCACTGTGGTTTCACCAATACCCGGATCCGGTGCCACCTGGGCCTGGTGGTGCCCCCGGACTGCGCGATGAGGGTCGGCGGCGAGACGCGGGGCTGGGAGGAGGGGAAGTGCTCGATCTTCGATGACTCGTTCGAGCACGAGGTTCGCAACGACTCGGACCGCTACCGGGCCGTGCTGCTCTTCGACACCTGGCATCCCGGTCTCAGTGAGATCGAACGCCAGGCGCTGACCTTCCTCATGTCCGCCTGGAGGGCTTTTCTCGCCTGA
- a CDS encoding aspartate/glutamate racemase family protein — translation MDNAGGQHVLKDSWNAPVAPQALLGIVGGMGPLASAEFLKTLYEENRFEVEQEAPACLLLSDPNVPDRTDAIVRGEEEPVTRWLEFSLRRMQNLGARRVVIACITMHHFLNRVSAPLRDLTVSLVDLALDEVIASGERWLLLTSRGTRNAGIFERSERWRQAAPYLVWPSEKDQDELHGAIYRLKKHGEVAQAAELCARLVHEGGYGVNGFIAGCTEFHLVTKHLQLKPAPERLRSIDPLFLVANRMSTLISR, via the coding sequence TTGGACAACGCCGGCGGACAGCACGTCCTGAAGGACTCATGGAATGCCCCCGTTGCCCCCCAGGCCCTGCTTGGCATCGTGGGAGGCATGGGGCCTCTGGCCTCGGCCGAGTTCCTGAAGACGCTCTACGAGGAGAACCGGTTCGAGGTGGAGCAAGAGGCCCCCGCCTGTTTGCTCCTGTCGGATCCCAACGTGCCCGATCGCACCGATGCGATCGTCCGCGGGGAGGAAGAGCCGGTCACGCGCTGGCTCGAGTTCTCCTTGCGCCGCATGCAGAACCTCGGTGCGCGCCGGGTGGTGATTGCCTGCATCACCATGCACCACTTTCTCAACCGGGTCTCCGCGCCGCTGCGCGACCTGACCGTCTCGCTGGTGGATCTGGCGCTCGACGAGGTGATCGCCTCCGGGGAGCGCTGGCTGCTCCTCACCAGCCGGGGCACGCGCAACGCGGGCATCTTCGAGCGCAGTGAGCGTTGGCGCCAGGCCGCGCCCTACCTGGTCTGGCCCAGCGAGAAGGACCAGGACGAGCTCCACGGCGCCATCTACCGGCTCAAGAAGCATGGCGAAGTGGCCCAGGCGGCCGAGCTGTGCGCGCGGCTGGTCCACGAGGGGGGCTACGGCGTGAATGGCTTCATCGCCGGCTGCACCGAGTTTCACCTCGTCACCAAGCACTTGCAGCTGAAGCCGGCTCCAGAGCGGCTCCGGTCCATCGACCCCCTGTTCCTGGTGGCCAACCGCATGTCCACGCTCATCTCCCGCTGA
- a CDS encoding glycosyltransferase, which translates to MATILIAPLPVPSHVNSSLRIARSLQKRGHRVIYLGIPEIEEELRAEGFEFSAVFGDIFPRGKIAELRVTSAKLRGLRLLWFLRGQIREINKVFRRMVEGELDEHFARLRPALLICDEKLRHLSVIAHGLGIPVLQLNGTIPPELIPAKPGTPRGPGRGDVIPGEKLLMALGLVPRLNPTLVQLARKHGYPLKTTPRGQPVLDRSLSPELLLCPREFAEVGGQSAPGEYLYLEPCIDLERREAEFPWERLRDDRLLVLFALGTLADGSKLNRRLLEAGFAAAAQRPEWQFVIAVGSTGDPAAFKVPPNVIAVKVAPQLGLLRKAAVMVNHAGTNSVKECIYFGVPMVSIPLQFDQPDIGRLVEHHGVGRTLPPPEVTADRLIAALEEVVRNPAYKRACEALRLHFLQAEASWGAAGPIEEFLTRRTAAPL; encoded by the coding sequence ATGGCCACCATCCTGATTGCCCCCTTGCCGGTCCCGAGTCATGTCAATTCGAGCTTGCGGATCGCCCGGTCGCTTCAGAAGAGAGGCCACCGGGTGATCTATCTGGGCATTCCGGAGATCGAGGAGGAACTCCGCGCCGAGGGGTTCGAGTTCAGTGCTGTGTTCGGGGACATTTTTCCCAGGGGGAAGATCGCGGAGCTGCGCGTGACTTCGGCGAAGCTGCGGGGCTTGCGCCTGCTGTGGTTCCTGCGCGGTCAGATTCGTGAAATCAACAAGGTGTTCCGGCGGATGGTGGAGGGCGAGCTCGATGAGCACTTCGCGCGGTTGCGCCCCGCGTTGCTCATCTGTGACGAGAAACTCCGCCACCTCTCGGTGATTGCGCACGGGCTCGGCATTCCCGTCCTGCAGCTGAACGGGACCATTCCGCCGGAGCTGATTCCGGCGAAGCCGGGGACACCGCGCGGCCCCGGCCGGGGCGATGTCATCCCGGGCGAGAAACTCCTGATGGCCCTCGGGCTCGTGCCCCGGCTGAACCCCACCTTGGTGCAGCTGGCGCGCAAGCACGGCTATCCCCTCAAGACCACCCCCAGAGGGCAGCCCGTGCTGGATCGCTCCCTTTCGCCTGAGCTTCTCCTCTGTCCACGGGAGTTCGCCGAGGTCGGCGGCCAGAGCGCGCCGGGCGAGTACCTCTACCTCGAGCCGTGCATCGATCTGGAGCGCCGCGAGGCCGAGTTTCCCTGGGAGCGCCTGCGCGATGACCGCCTGCTGGTCCTCTTCGCGCTGGGAACGCTCGCGGACGGCTCGAAGCTCAACCGGAGGCTCCTCGAAGCCGGGTTCGCGGCGGCCGCCCAGCGCCCCGAGTGGCAGTTCGTCATCGCGGTGGGCAGCACGGGCGATCCGGCGGCATTCAAGGTGCCGCCCAACGTGATCGCCGTGAAGGTCGCCCCCCAGCTGGGCCTGCTCCGGAAGGCGGCCGTGATGGTGAACCATGCGGGGACGAACAGCGTGAAGGAGTGCATCTACTTCGGTGTGCCCATGGTCTCGATTCCGCTGCAGTTCGATCAGCCTGATATCGGGCGGCTCGTCGAACACCACGGCGTGGGCCGCACCCTTCCTCCCCCGGAGGTCACCGCGGACCGGCTGATCGCCGCCCTCGAGGAGGTGGTCCGCAACCCCGCATACAAACGTGCATGCGAGGCGCTGCGGCTCCACTTTCTCCAGGCAGAGGCCTCGTGGGGGGCCGCTGGCCCCATCGAGGAGTTCCTCACGCGGCGCACGGCGGCCCCTCTCTAA